In the genome of Oscarella lobularis chromosome 1, ooOscLobu1.1, whole genome shotgun sequence, one region contains:
- the LOC136192260 gene encoding uncharacterized protein isoform X2, which yields MAFKIPRDGLACAMMSQLSLYTALGRAILCVVYLLAIASNSESVQRSANVGDDSGSSTDLFAFRGDSVTLTYTSRVAAQSVTFGWFLSLGGNSTTLSAVPNAARFSASTSGLTTMLEFDFDASIPDGSSFRPLVTVTTVTNGIPSSSSSFAGSVIVKLGVIPKLQLDRISDVIAEGDPIHISVNVIEGRPDPNVTLLNTTRDHSLILANLTSTLYQIRATSASISDGGVYRIEAINVVGRDSINFTLIVHLLRLHICDLCNANNGSIANCTFTSSPKPTEVKFDNQSPRLVKEGPNNYSVSVMIPGKPRHYRLMISNGYSSPLRVECNQPATTSPPVSTTASTTAGSTPYIAIGCSVGGVAVIVLLLLLLCPIKLSCRQCLQRKCCLCCFKCYDNCCTGSKNEGKKESVPLEDVEEAEPYATSPGAPAAASSKKQEDEVEPYGVSGGAVSATKEEKSKAAPESAPKEEYAKPDMSKKSTKKAAQQAPTGGDVYAQVDKKKKDEKGDVNYAALDHSGSKSATLQSASNEGGVVYSQMQKK from the exons ATGGCGTTCAAAATACCACGTGATGGGCTAGCGTGCGCAATGATGTCGCAgctctctctatatacggctctgggTCGGGCGATTCTCTGCGTCGTTTATCTTTTAGCCATTGCATCGAACTCGGAATCTG TTCAACGTTCGGCGAATGTCGGAGACGATTCCGGTTCCAGTACTGATTTGTTCGCTTTTCGTGGAGATAGCGTGACATTGACGTACACTTCTCGCGTCGCAGCTCAATCCGTAACTTTTGGGTGGTTTCTAAGCCTTGGAggcaattcgacgactttaTCTGCTGTTCCGAACGCTGCTCGATTCTCCGCGAGTACTTCTGGTCTAACTACAATGCTGGAGTTTGACTTTGACGCGTCGATTCCGGACGGATCGTCATTTCGTCCTCTGGTCACTGTCACGACTGTAACTAATGGTATTccatcttcgtcatcgtcgtttgcCGGATCAGTCATCGTAAAACTCGGAG TAATTCCCAAACTTCAACTTGACCGTATTTCTGATGTGATCGCCGAGGGAGACCCAATTCATATTTCTGTGAACGTCATTGAAGGAAGACCGGATCCAAATGTTACACTCTTAAACACAACTCGCGATCATTCGCTAATTCTCGCGAATTTGACTTCAACTCTCTATCAAATCAGGGCGACGAGCGCGTCTATTTCTGATGGTGGAGTTTATAGGATTGAAGCAATAAATGTGGTTGGAAGAGATTCAATAAATTTCACACTGATAGTTCATC TTCTTAGATTGCACATATGTGATTTGTGCAATGCAAACAATGGAAGCATTGCGAACTGTACTTTCACTTCTAGTCCAAAGCCTACTGAAGTCAAATTTGACAACCAGTCACCGCGTCTAGTGAAGGAAGGGCCTAACAATTATAGCGTGTCTGTTATGATTCCAGGGAAACCTCGTCATTACAGATTAATGATTAGCAATGGGTACAGTTCTCCACTTCGGGTAGAAT GCAACCAACCTGCAACTACAAGTCCTCCCGTATCTACAACAGCATCAACAACAG CTGGTTCTACGCCTTACATCGCTATTGGTTGTAGTGTTGGTGGTGTGGCTGTGATTGTTCTTCTGCTCCTTCTTTTGTGTCCTATAAAACTTTCGTGTCGCCAATGTCTGCAACGTAAATGCTGTTTGTGCTGCTTCAAGTGTTATGACAACTGTTGCACCG GCAGCAAAAATGAAGgcaagaaagaaagcgtGCCCCTAGA AGATGTTGAAGAAGCTGAACCATATGCAACGTCTCCAGGAGCCCCAGCAGCAGcctcttcaaaaaaacaagagGATGAAGTTGAGCCCTATGGAGTGTCAGGCGGCGCAGTGTCAGCtacaaaagaagagaagtccAAGGCAGCTCCCGAGTCAGCCCCAAAGGAAGAGTACGCCAAACCTGACATGTCAAAGAAGAGTACGAAGAAAGCAGCCCAGCAAGCTCCTACAGGTGGCGATGTCTACGCCCAAGtagacaagaagaagaaa GATGAAAAGGGGGACGTGAATTATGCTGCCTTGGACCATAGTGGATCCAAAAGTGCCACTCTGCAGTCAGCGAGCAATGAAGGGGGAGTTGTCTACTCTcaaatgcaaaagaaatag
- the LOC136183864 gene encoding uncharacterized protein: protein MRGFGYFCLLFNFVAFSEPVQRSANVGDDSGSSTDLFAFRGDSVTLTYTSRVAAQSVTFGWFVSLGGNSTTLSAVPNAARFSASTSGLTTMLEFDFDASIPDGSSFRPLVTVTTVTNGIPSSSSSFAGSVIVKLGVIPKLQLDRISYGIAEGDPIHISVNVIEGRPDPNVTLLNTTHDHSLMLVNLSSTLYQIRTTSASISDSGVHRIEAMNVVGRDSINFTLIVHVLRLLDCDVCNAKNGSIVNCIFISSPKPKVNLNNQLAPVKEVAGFDNYSYVVSVTIPWQPRKLMISNGYSSAIRVECNGPVTTAASSLFTGNGPVTTAAPSLFTTGKKVTESNEITFQSLSPSKTEGSCERNEGYIAAIAVLSVLLSAALIGILIVWIYMKRGKRKEDLISAKETENEKDVEMHSSSLYQDASKLARVTETRAKGSAMAEYASISETK, encoded by the exons ATGAGAGGCTTCGGCTActtttgtttgctttttAATTTCGTCGCATTTTCAGAGCCCG TTCAACGTTCGGCGAATGTCGGAGACGATTCCGGTTCCAGTACTGATTTGTTCGCTTTTCGTGGAGATAGCGTGACATTGACGTACACTTCTCGCGTCGCAGCTCAATCCGTAACTTTTGGGTGGTTTGTAAGCCTTGGAggcaattcgacgactttaTCTGCTGTTCCGAACGCTGCTCGATTCTCCGCGAGTACTTCTGGTCTAACTACAATGCTGGAGTTTGACTTTGACGCGTCGATTCCGGACGGATCGTCATTTCGTCCTCTGGTCACTGTCACGACTGTAACTAATGGTattccgtcttcgtcatcgtcgtttgcCGGATCAGTCATCGTAAAACTCGGAG TAATTCCCAAACTTCAACTTGACCGTATTTCTTATGGGATTGCCGAGGGAGACCCAATTCATATTTCTGTGAACGTCATTGAAGGAAGACCGGATCCAAATGTTACACTCTTAAACACAACTCACGATCATTCGCTAATGCTCGTGAATCTGAGTTCAACTCTCTATCAAATTAGGACGACGAGCGCGTCTATTTCTGATAGCGGAGTTCATAGGATTGAAGCAATGAATGTGGTTGGAAGAGATTCAATAAATTTCACACTGATAGTTCATG TTCTTAGATTGCTTGACTGTGATGTGTGCAATGCAAAGAATGGAAGCATAGTGAACTGTATTTTCATTTCCAGTCCCAAGCCCAAAGTCAATCTCAACAACCAGTTAGCTCCAGTGAAGGAAGTGGCTGGATTTGACAATTACAGTTATGTTGTATCTGTAACGATACCTTGGCAACCTCGTAAGTTGATGATAAGCAATGGGTACAGTTCTGCAATTCGGGTAGAAT GCAACGGACCTGTAACTACAGCTGCTTCATCATTGTTTACAGGCAACGGACCTGTAACTACAGCTGCTCCATCATTGTTTACCACAG GAAAGAAAGTGACTGAATCGAATGAAATTACTTTTCAGTCACTGTCACCAAGCAAGACCGAAGGGAGTTGTGAAAGAAATGAAG GCTACATCGCTGCAATAGCAGTTCTTTCTGTGTTGCTTAGTGCTGCTCTAATTGGAATATTGATTGTTTGGATTTACATGAAACG TGGAAAGAGGAAAGAAGATCTTATTTcagcaaaagaaacagagaacgaaaaagacgttgaaatGCATTCAAGCTCGCTCTATCAAGATGCATCAAAACTTGCGAGAGTGACAGAAACTCGTGCAAAGGGTAGTGCCATGGCTGAGTATGCTTCAATTTCAGAGACAAAGTAG
- the LOC136192260 gene encoding uncharacterized protein isoform X1, whose translation MAFKIPRDGLACAMMSQLSLYTALGRAILCVVYLLAIASNSESVQRSANVGDDSGSSTDLFAFRGDSVTLTYTSRVAAQSVTFGWFLSLGGNSTTLSAVPNAARFSASTSGLTTMLEFDFDASIPDGSSFRPLVTVTTVTNGIPSSSSSFAGSVIVKLGVIPKLQLDRISDVIAEGDPIHISVNVIEGRPDPNVTLLNTTRDHSLILANLTSTLYQIRATSASISDGGVYRIEAINVVGRDSINFTLIVHLLRLHICDLCNANNGSIANCTFTSSPKPTEVKFDNQSPRLVKEGPNNYSVSVMIPGKPRHYRLMISNGYSSPLRVECNQPATTSPPVSTTASTTVIPSTMATNTPRVTDAMTTELQPGSTPYIAIGCSVGGVAVIVLLLLLLCPIKLSCRQCLQRKCCLCCFKCYDNCCTGSKNEGKKESVPLEDVEEAEPYATSPGAPAAASSKKQEDEVEPYGVSGGAVSATKEEKSKAAPESAPKEEYAKPDMSKKSTKKAAQQAPTGGDVYAQVDKKKKDEKGDVNYAALDHSGSKSATLQSASNEGGVVYSQMQKK comes from the exons ATGGCGTTCAAAATACCACGTGATGGGCTAGCGTGCGCAATGATGTCGCAgctctctctatatacggctctgggTCGGGCGATTCTCTGCGTCGTTTATCTTTTAGCCATTGCATCGAACTCGGAATCTG TTCAACGTTCGGCGAATGTCGGAGACGATTCCGGTTCCAGTACTGATTTGTTCGCTTTTCGTGGAGATAGCGTGACATTGACGTACACTTCTCGCGTCGCAGCTCAATCCGTAACTTTTGGGTGGTTTCTAAGCCTTGGAggcaattcgacgactttaTCTGCTGTTCCGAACGCTGCTCGATTCTCCGCGAGTACTTCTGGTCTAACTACAATGCTGGAGTTTGACTTTGACGCGTCGATTCCGGACGGATCGTCATTTCGTCCTCTGGTCACTGTCACGACTGTAACTAATGGTATTccatcttcgtcatcgtcgtttgcCGGATCAGTCATCGTAAAACTCGGAG TAATTCCCAAACTTCAACTTGACCGTATTTCTGATGTGATCGCCGAGGGAGACCCAATTCATATTTCTGTGAACGTCATTGAAGGAAGACCGGATCCAAATGTTACACTCTTAAACACAACTCGCGATCATTCGCTAATTCTCGCGAATTTGACTTCAACTCTCTATCAAATCAGGGCGACGAGCGCGTCTATTTCTGATGGTGGAGTTTATAGGATTGAAGCAATAAATGTGGTTGGAAGAGATTCAATAAATTTCACACTGATAGTTCATC TTCTTAGATTGCACATATGTGATTTGTGCAATGCAAACAATGGAAGCATTGCGAACTGTACTTTCACTTCTAGTCCAAAGCCTACTGAAGTCAAATTTGACAACCAGTCACCGCGTCTAGTGAAGGAAGGGCCTAACAATTATAGCGTGTCTGTTATGATTCCAGGGAAACCTCGTCATTACAGATTAATGATTAGCAATGGGTACAGTTCTCCACTTCGGGTAGAAT GCAACCAACCTGCAACTACAAGTCCTCCCGTATCTACAACAGCATCAACAACAG TAATACCTAGCACAATGGCTACAAATACGCCTAGAGTAACTGACGCCATGACTACAGAGCTGCAGC CTGGTTCTACGCCTTACATCGCTATTGGTTGTAGTGTTGGTGGTGTGGCTGTGATTGTTCTTCTGCTCCTTCTTTTGTGTCCTATAAAACTTTCGTGTCGCCAATGTCTGCAACGTAAATGCTGTTTGTGCTGCTTCAAGTGTTATGACAACTGTTGCACCG GCAGCAAAAATGAAGgcaagaaagaaagcgtGCCCCTAGA AGATGTTGAAGAAGCTGAACCATATGCAACGTCTCCAGGAGCCCCAGCAGCAGcctcttcaaaaaaacaagagGATGAAGTTGAGCCCTATGGAGTGTCAGGCGGCGCAGTGTCAGCtacaaaagaagagaagtccAAGGCAGCTCCCGAGTCAGCCCCAAAGGAAGAGTACGCCAAACCTGACATGTCAAAGAAGAGTACGAAGAAAGCAGCCCAGCAAGCTCCTACAGGTGGCGATGTCTACGCCCAAGtagacaagaagaagaaa GATGAAAAGGGGGACGTGAATTATGCTGCCTTGGACCATAGTGGATCCAAAAGTGCCACTCTGCAGTCAGCGAGCAATGAAGGGGGAGTTGTCTACTCTcaaatgcaaaagaaatag